In one window of Trueperaceae bacterium DNA:
- the ndk gene encoding nucleoside-diphosphate kinase, with protein MSTERTFAMIKPDGVRRRLVGELIARIEAKGYDVVALKRMEIPRETAETHYGEHRDKPFFAGLVDFITSGPVVAMVLEGENAIAGWRGMMGATNPADAAPGTIRGDFATTIDENVAHGSDAPATAQREIALFFPELG; from the coding sequence ATGAGCACCGAACGCACCTTCGCCATGATCAAACCCGACGGCGTCCGCCGTCGCCTCGTCGGCGAGCTGATCGCCCGCATCGAAGCCAAGGGCTACGACGTCGTCGCCCTCAAGCGCATGGAGATCCCGCGCGAGACCGCGGAGACGCACTACGGCGAGCACCGCGACAAGCCGTTCTTCGCCGGACTCGTCGACTTCATCACCAGCGGCCCGGTCGTCGCCATGGTCCTCGAGGGCGAGAACGCCATCGCCGGCTGGCGCGGCATGATGGGCGCCACGAACCCCGCCGACGCCGCCCCGGGCACCATCCGCGGCGACTTCGCGACGACGATCGACGAGAACGTCGCGCACGGCTCCGACGCGCCCGCCACCGCGCAGCGCGAGATCGCGCTGTTCTTCCCCGAGCTCGGCTGA